From Triticum urartu cultivar G1812 chromosome 2, Tu2.1, whole genome shotgun sequence, a single genomic window includes:
- the LOC125534643 gene encoding putative UPF0481 protein At3g02645, producing MSSWVVDMEKKLEDAELPAKVERCPKHSIFRVPPQFKAVDSSLYKPRTVSLGPFHHGDEDLKPMEVHKLRAVHRLLDRTNCKTNIAELFAAVEEVAQELEDAYMDLDGEWRGKENRGKFLQMMITDGCFLLEVMRAAEDLGKKPDERGDHIFSWQGMEHLKPFVQRDMLMVENQLPLRLLETIVAAGSGTSPNAALINSMVLRFLEGKYAPEGTNQLGLHPLDIYRTTLLKAAQKPLGNDGGTGDAKVMTPPAHHDIVSSRRIVPRSAWKLSRAGIWFVHKKTSYLDDIEVDDKGKLQMPILQLDDSTAYRFRNMMAFEAGHDDTGKDVTAYVRFTRDLLDSAEDVRLLTRKGILEHDLDSEAVRRLIRGLARDTSPPAVGTQLWRVRGDVEYGYRRDLYGRNRVRLFLYESWADLRSNHLRSPWTILALLTATLLLVADILQAVYTVKSYHGPDKGDTKMH from the exons ATGTCATCGTGGGTGGTGGATATGGAAAAGAAGCTCGAGGACGCCGAGCTGCCGGCGAAGGTGGAGAGATGTCCGAAGCACTCCATCTTCCGCGTCCCACCGCAATTCAAGGCAGTCGATAGCAGCCTATACAAGCCGCGGACAGTGTCTCTGGGCCCGTTTCACCACGGCGACGAGGACCTGAAACCCATGGAGGTACACAAGCTGAGGGCTGTCCATCGCCTCCTCGACCGGACCAACTGCAAGACCAACATTGCCGAGCTTTTTGCCGCTGTGGAGGAGGTTGCCCAGGAGCTGGAGGACGCCTATATGGACCTGGATGGCGAGTGGCGGGGCAAGGAGAACAGGGGAAAGTTCCTCCAAATGATGATCACCGACGGCTGCTTCCTGCTGGAGGTGATGAGGGCGGCTGAAGACCTTGGGAAGAAGCCCGACGAGCGCGGCGACCACATCTTCAGCTGGCAGGGTATGGAGCATCTTAAGCCCTTCGTCCAGCGAGACATGCTCATGGTTGAGAACCAGCTACCACTCAGATTGCTCGAGACGATCGTGGCCGCGGGCAGCGGCACATCCCCC AACGCGGCTTTGATAAATTCGATGGTGCTCCGGTTCCTGGAAGGCAAATATGCCCCTGAAGGGACGAACCAGCTGGGACTCCATCCGCTCGACATCTACCGGACGACCCTGCTCAAGGCCGCCCAAAAGCCTCTTGGGAATGACGGAGGCACAGGTGACGCCAAGGTGATGACGCCGCCGGCGCATCATGACATTGTTTCTTCGCGGAGAATCGTGCCTCGATCGGCATGGAAGCTGTCCCGGGCAGGGATATGGTTCGTGCACAAGAAGACGAGCTACCTCGACGACATCGAGGTGGACGACAAGGGGAAGCTCCAGATGCCCATACTCCAGCTGGACGACTCCACCGCATACAGGTTCCGCAACATGATGGCGTTCGAAGCGGGGCATGACGACACCGGCAAAGATGTGACGGCGTACGTGCGGTTCACCAGGGACCtcctggactccgccgaagaCGTGCGTCTGTTGACGAGGAAGGGGATCTTGGAGCACGACCTCGACAGCGAAGCCGTGCGGAGGCTCATCCGCGGCCTCGCCAGGGACACGTCCCCCCCGGCTGTAGGGACTCAGCTGTGGCGCGTGCGTGGAGACGTGGAGTACGGCTACCGCAGGGACCTGTACGGCAGGAACCGCGTGCGCCTCTTCCTATATGAGTCATGGGCTGACCTCAGGAGCAATCACTTGAGGAGCCCCTGGACGATCCTTGCCCTGCTCACCGCCACCTTGCTGCTGGTCGCAGACATCCTGCAGGCCGTGTATACGGTCAAATCGTACCATGGACCTGACAAGGGCGACACCAAAATGCATTAA